A region from the Flavobacterium enshiense genome encodes:
- the prfA gene encoding peptide chain release factor 1 has product MLDRLQYVKQRFDEISDLIIQPDVIADQKRYVQLNKEYKDLKALVEKREEYINLDGNIKEAKEIIADGSDAEMVEMAKMQLDEAQERLPQLEEEIKFMLIPKDPEDAKNVMVEIRAGTGGDEASIFAGDLFRMYTKYCESKGWRTSVVDMNEGTSGGFKEVIFEVTGEDVYGTLKFEAGVHRVQRVPQTETQGRVHTSAATVMVLPEAEEFDVQIDMNDVRIDYFCSSGPGGQSVNTTKSAVRLTHIPTGLVAQCQDQKSQHKNKDRALEVLRSRLYEQELAKKQEEDATKRSSQVSSGDRSAKIRTYNYAQGRVTDHRIGLTLYDLGNIMNGDIQKIVDELQLVNNTEKLKESEVF; this is encoded by the coding sequence ATGTTAGACAGATTGCAATATGTAAAACAGCGTTTTGACGAGATCTCGGATTTGATTATTCAACCCGATGTTATCGCCGACCAAAAACGTTATGTTCAGTTAAATAAAGAATACAAAGATTTGAAAGCCTTAGTTGAAAAACGCGAGGAATACATCAATCTTGACGGAAATATAAAAGAAGCGAAGGAGATTATTGCCGATGGTTCTGATGCCGAAATGGTGGAAATGGCCAAAATGCAATTGGATGAAGCTCAAGAGCGTTTACCTCAATTAGAGGAAGAAATCAAATTCATGTTGATCCCGAAAGATCCGGAAGACGCGAAAAACGTGATGGTGGAAATCCGTGCCGGTACAGGTGGGGACGAAGCTTCTATTTTTGCCGGAGATTTGTTCCGTATGTATACCAAATACTGCGAAAGCAAAGGCTGGAGAACTTCAGTGGTGGATATGAACGAAGGAACTTCCGGAGGATTCAAAGAGGTGATTTTCGAAGTTACCGGTGAAGACGTTTACGGAACATTAAAGTTTGAAGCAGGGGTTCACCGTGTTCAGCGTGTACCGCAAACAGAGACTCAGGGACGTGTACATACTTCCGCAGCAACGGTTATGGTGCTTCCTGAAGCCGAAGAATTCGACGTACAAATCGACATGAACGATGTGCGCATCGACTACTTCTGTTCGTCAGGGCCTGGAGGTCAGTCGGTAAATACGACAAAATCGGCAGTGCGTTTAACACATATTCCAACCGGATTGGTGGCGCAATGTCAGGATCAGAAATCACAGCATAAAAATAAAGACAGGGCGTTAGAAGTTTTGCGTTCCCGTTTGTACGAACAGGAATTGGCAAAAAAACAGGAAGAAGATGCCACCAAACGTTCGTCACAGGTTAGTTCTGGTGACCGTTCGGCAAAAATCCGTACCTATAACTATGCGCAAGGCCGTGTTACCGATCACCGAATTGGGTTAACATTATACGATTTAGGAAACATCATGAACGGAGATATCCAGAAAATCGTAGACGAGCTGCAATTGGTGAATAACACCGAAAAGCTGAAAGAAAGCGAAGTTTTCTAA
- a CDS encoding NAD(P)-dependent alcohol dehydrogenase → METTNVKAYGTQAADAPLKLMNIERRDVTAKDIEIDILYCGVCHSDLHTARNDWGFTTYPAVPGHEIVGKVTKVGSEVTKVKVGDFAAVGCLVDSCRTCSSCAQDLEQYCLNGWVGTYNSEDKHLGGMTFGGYSEKVVVDEHFVLKVPSNLDLAATAPLLCAGITTWSPLRHWNVGKGSKVAVVGLGGLGHMAIKLAKGLGAEVTLFSRSPNKEKDAKDLGADAVIISTDEAQMSSVSGKFDVIIDTVPYIHDVNPYIGTLNISGTLVVVGYLGGLEPILQTVPMIMGRKAVAGSLIGGIAETQEMLDFCGKHNIVSEIEVIKMQDINEAYERMLKSDVRYRFVIDMTSLKKA, encoded by the coding sequence ATGGAAACAACCAACGTGAAAGCATACGGGACACAGGCGGCCGATGCGCCTTTGAAACTAATGAATATCGAACGCAGGGACGTTACTGCAAAAGATATTGAAATTGATATTTTGTATTGCGGCGTTTGCCACTCCGATTTGCACACGGCAAGGAACGATTGGGGCTTTACGACTTATCCGGCAGTTCCCGGACACGAAATTGTGGGCAAAGTAACCAAAGTAGGCAGCGAAGTGACCAAAGTGAAAGTCGGAGATTTTGCCGCCGTAGGTTGTTTGGTTGATTCTTGCCGTACCTGCAGTAGTTGTGCACAAGATCTAGAACAATACTGCCTGAACGGATGGGTAGGAACATATAACAGTGAAGACAAACATTTAGGCGGAATGACGTTTGGCGGCTATTCCGAAAAAGTTGTGGTAGACGAACATTTCGTACTGAAAGTGCCTTCCAATCTGGATTTGGCAGCTACAGCTCCGCTACTTTGCGCCGGAATCACCACTTGGTCACCGCTTCGTCATTGGAATGTTGGCAAAGGCAGTAAAGTGGCCGTTGTGGGTTTAGGCGGATTGGGGCATATGGCTATTAAACTCGCTAAAGGTTTAGGGGCAGAAGTAACCCTCTTTTCAAGATCACCCAATAAAGAAAAAGATGCTAAGGATTTAGGTGCCGATGCTGTAATTATCTCAACAGATGAAGCGCAAATGAGTTCTGTAAGCGGAAAATTTGATGTGATTATTGATACCGTGCCTTATATTCATGACGTGAATCCATATATTGGGACTTTAAATATCAGCGGTACTTTGGTTGTGGTGGGTTATTTGGGAGGATTGGAGCCTATTTTGCAAACTGTTCCGATGATTATGGGCAGAAAAGCTGTGGCAGGTTCTTTAATTGGCGGTATAGCCGAAACACAGGAAATGCTTGATTTTTGTGGCAAGCACAACATCGTCTCGGAAATTGAGGTGATTAAGATGCAGGATATTAACGAAGCCTACGAAAGAATGCTTAAAAGCGATGTTCGTTACCGCTTCGTAATTGACATGACATCTTTGAAAAAGGCATAG
- a CDS encoding DUF4197 domain-containing protein, giving the protein MKKTVLLLAFIPFFGCAEMQQVIDQLPQTPGGLEQVYVGQAEISSGLKEALNKGIDKQVVKLTAADGFYKNEMVKILLPEELKKVDKTLRDIGMSKLADEGLKVMNRAAEDAVKEATPIFVNAVKGMSFTDARNILLGNDRSATTYLETSTSTALYAKFNPVIKQSFAKVGADKVWTTIITKYNSVPLVKKVNPDLTDYTTNKAMEGVFKMIAVEEKDIRNNLTARSTDLLKKVFALQDKKQG; this is encoded by the coding sequence ATGAAAAAAACAGTACTTCTTTTGGCTTTTATTCCTTTTTTTGGATGTGCCGAAATGCAACAGGTTATTGATCAGTTACCACAAACACCAGGCGGACTGGAACAGGTTTATGTCGGCCAAGCCGAAATTTCTTCCGGATTGAAAGAAGCCTTGAACAAAGGAATTGACAAACAGGTAGTAAAACTTACCGCTGCCGATGGTTTCTACAAAAATGAAATGGTAAAAATACTTTTGCCTGAAGAACTTAAAAAAGTAGACAAAACACTTCGTGATATCGGTATGAGTAAATTGGCTGACGAAGGTTTAAAAGTTATGAACCGCGCTGCTGAAGATGCAGTAAAAGAAGCAACTCCAATCTTTGTTAACGCTGTAAAAGGAATGAGTTTTACCGATGCCCGAAATATTTTATTGGGTAATGACCGTTCGGCAACGACCTATTTAGAAACATCAACCTCAACGGCTTTATATGCAAAATTCAACCCGGTGATTAAACAATCGTTTGCTAAAGTAGGCGCTGATAAAGTTTGGACTACCATCATTACAAAATACAACAGCGTTCCGTTGGTCAAAAAGGTAAATCCGGATTTAACCGATTACACTACCAACAAAGCAATGGAAGGTGTATTCAAAATGATTGCGGTTGAAGAAAAAGACATCCGTAACAACCTGACAGCCAGAAGCACCGATTTGTTAAAAAAGGTATTTGCTCTACAAGACAAAAAACAAGGCTAA
- a CDS encoding TonB-dependent siderophore receptor, whose product MKKLIVPISIFLIGLQLSAQEKDKQIKNDSIKKLDEVIVNGKTNKFKREKSTSVSKMPLSDIENPQVYNAIPAELLKEQVVTNFNDALKNATGVTRLWESTGRGGDGAEFYSMRGFAVQPTMVNGLPGINNGSIDPVNVDNLEVIKGPSGTLFGSSLISYGGLINIVTKKPYSNFGGEISYNAGTYGMNRITADINTPLTQQKDVLLRVTTAYQTENSFQDAGFGKSLFFAPSLTYIVNDRLKFLVNTEFTSRNSANAPMLFINRSSPVSFNSIDLFEQNYKNSFTSNELSISNPTFNMQGQMLYTLNDSWTSQTVLSRSSSKTDGYYSYLWDLSDGNTFFRFISKRNGETFTTDIQQNFIGDFKIGNFRNRIVAGLDYYKSNIMNGSSGYVGNGLVTLADGNDTGDLTQAGVDNLLVGSFEGNSTAENEVFSAYASDVFNVTPQFSAMVSGRLDHFKGQTQYWSTDESKGQTAFSPKFGLVYQPIINRVSIFANYMNGFVNVAPKQVSDADGTNTRMKSFDPEHAKQYEFGVKTNLYKDKVSITASYYNIYVKNKITSDPYNINNTNQGAEVESKGIEISIIASPIKGLNIVGGFSNNHSETKKDDFYNGYLGLRPEEAGPETLVNLWTSYTVPNGKLKGLGFGFGGNYASDFKTLNRGTILVEDTTTGELIPTYIGSFELPEYVVLNTGVSYNNDKFIFNLKLNNLLNEKYFSGWSTVTPQKSRNLTAGLTFRF is encoded by the coding sequence ATGAAAAAACTAATTGTCCCTATTTCAATCTTTCTCATTGGCTTGCAACTGAGTGCACAGGAAAAGGATAAGCAAATCAAAAACGATTCGATCAAGAAACTTGATGAAGTTATCGTAAACGGTAAGACGAACAAATTCAAAAGAGAAAAAAGCACCTCCGTTTCAAAAATGCCTTTGTCGGACATTGAAAATCCACAGGTATACAACGCTATTCCTGCTGAACTTTTAAAAGAACAAGTCGTTACAAATTTCAACGACGCTTTAAAAAATGCCACAGGAGTTACCCGTCTTTGGGAATCGACCGGTCGTGGTGGTGACGGAGCTGAATTTTATTCTATGAGAGGTTTTGCTGTTCAGCCAACAATGGTCAACGGCTTACCGGGAATTAACAATGGAAGCATTGACCCTGTAAACGTCGATAACTTAGAGGTCATCAAAGGCCCTTCAGGAACTTTATTTGGAAGCAGTTTAATTTCATACGGAGGATTAATTAACATCGTTACCAAAAAACCTTACTCGAATTTTGGAGGTGAAATTTCATATAATGCCGGTACTTATGGTATGAACAGAATCACAGCCGATATAAATACCCCATTGACCCAACAAAAAGATGTTTTACTTCGCGTTACGACAGCCTACCAGACAGAAAACAGCTTTCAGGATGCTGGTTTTGGAAAATCACTCTTTTTTGCCCCATCATTAACCTATATTGTGAATGACCGCTTGAAATTTTTGGTTAATACCGAATTCACCAGCAGAAATTCTGCAAATGCACCGATGCTGTTTATTAATAGATCTAGTCCTGTTTCATTTAATTCGATCGATTTGTTTGAGCAGAATTATAAAAATTCATTCACTTCGAACGAATTATCAATTAGTAACCCTACTTTCAACATGCAAGGACAAATGTTGTATACCTTGAATGACAGCTGGACTTCTCAAACCGTATTATCTAGAAGCAGCAGTAAAACTGATGGATATTATTCTTATTTGTGGGATCTGTCGGATGGTAATACTTTTTTCCGCTTTATTTCAAAAAGAAACGGAGAAACTTTCACTACGGACATTCAGCAAAACTTTATAGGGGACTTCAAAATAGGTAATTTTAGAAATAGAATAGTTGCCGGACTGGATTATTACAAATCGAACATTATGAACGGAAGTTCCGGATATGTTGGTAACGGACTTGTTACTCTAGCCGATGGAAACGACACAGGTGATCTAACGCAGGCAGGTGTAGACAATTTACTTGTAGGTTCTTTCGAAGGAAATTCAACAGCCGAAAATGAAGTTTTCAGTGCTTATGCGTCGGATGTCTTTAATGTGACCCCACAATTTTCAGCAATGGTAAGTGGTAGATTGGATCATTTTAAAGGACAAACACAATATTGGTCAACAGATGAAAGCAAAGGACAAACTGCTTTTTCCCCTAAATTTGGTTTGGTTTATCAACCCATTATAAATCGAGTTTCAATTTTTGCCAACTACATGAACGGCTTTGTGAATGTTGCTCCAAAACAGGTTTCGGACGCGGATGGCACTAACACAAGAATGAAATCCTTTGATCCGGAGCATGCTAAGCAATATGAATTTGGAGTAAAAACAAATTTATATAAGGATAAAGTTTCCATTACGGCCAGTTACTATAACATCTATGTTAAAAACAAAATAACCAGTGATCCATATAATATCAATAATACCAATCAAGGCGCAGAAGTTGAAAGTAAAGGTATTGAAATCAGCATTATCGCCAGTCCTATAAAAGGTTTGAACATCGTTGGAGGATTCAGCAATAATCATAGTGAGACGAAGAAAGATGATTTCTATAATGGATATTTAGGTTTGCGTCCTGAGGAGGCAGGGCCCGAAACGTTGGTGAATCTTTGGACAAGTTATACTGTTCCTAATGGAAAACTAAAAGGCTTAGGGTTCGGATTTGGAGGAAATTATGCCAGTGATTTTAAAACCTTAAACCGTGGTACTATATTAGTGGAAGACACAACTACAGGAGAACTGATACCTACCTATATAGGATCATTTGAATTACCAGAGTATGTAGTTTTAAATACTGGAGTGTCTTACAACAATGATAAATTTATCTTCAACCTGAAACTGAATAATTTGTTGAATGAGAAGTATTTTTCAGGTTGGTCAACTGTTACTCCACAGAAATCGAGAAACCTGACCGCAGGATTGACCTTCAGATTTTAA
- a CDS encoding DUF6265 family protein: MKKITVTLAVISLAACNQRKESSLQIGEPEEIVTKTYEELEKADWLLGEWGTASAEGNLTETWKQENDSTFVGESFITAAIDTVFHENVVLQQKNDSLFYNVTVKGQNNNEPVPFYMTTANEKQLVFENPKHDFPNKITYNLISSDSLVAVISGLKDGKESTENFPMKKK; this comes from the coding sequence ATGAAAAAAATTACTGTTACATTAGCTGTAATTTCACTAGCTGCTTGTAACCAAAGAAAGGAGAGTTCACTGCAAATTGGTGAACCGGAAGAGATTGTAACCAAAACTTACGAAGAGCTTGAAAAAGCAGACTGGCTTTTGGGTGAATGGGGAACTGCTTCTGCGGAAGGTAATTTAACCGAGACCTGGAAACAGGAAAACGACAGTACTTTTGTCGGAGAGAGCTTTATTACAGCAGCAATTGACACTGTATTTCATGAAAATGTTGTCTTACAACAAAAGAACGACAGTTTATTCTACAATGTAACAGTAAAAGGGCAAAACAACAACGAGCCTGTTCCTTTTTACATGACCACTGCGAATGAAAAACAGTTGGTTTTTGAAAATCCGAAACATGATTTTCCTAACAAGATTACTTACAATCTGATTTCCTCCGATAGCTTAGTGGCCGTAATTTCGGGATTGAAAGACGGAAAAGAAAGCACGGAAAACTTCCCGATGAAGAAAAAATAA
- a CDS encoding VOC family protein → MKISEVHLLTNSLSETEFFYKQKLGFEVIVKTDELLCLQTGTSQLCFHLSEEVQKPVYHVAFDIPENKLLEALEWVSERAEAIPYNDNDYIVDFSSWNAKSFYFYDSNGNILECIVRYDLKNVSDGNFNNNSFIKISEIGFVVPDVFGFCDEVNQQYQTDYFAKQPKRENFSVLGDEYGLFIVSGENRNWFPTMHKAHPFWSKVVFESNDKRLEILFNP, encoded by the coding sequence ATGAAAATATCGGAAGTTCATTTGTTGACCAATTCGCTTTCGGAAACCGAATTCTTTTATAAGCAAAAGCTAGGTTTCGAAGTCATTGTGAAAACGGATGAACTTCTTTGTTTACAAACGGGAACTTCTCAGTTGTGTTTTCATTTGTCGGAAGAAGTTCAAAAACCGGTTTATCATGTCGCCTTCGATATTCCGGAGAACAAACTTTTGGAAGCATTGGAATGGGTTAGTGAAAGAGCCGAAGCTATTCCGTATAACGACAATGACTATATAGTCGACTTCTCCAGTTGGAACGCCAAATCCTTTTATTTCTATGATTCCAATGGGAATATTTTGGAATGCATCGTGCGCTATGATCTGAAGAACGTTTCGGATGGAAATTTCAACAACAATTCGTTTATAAAAATCAGCGAAATTGGTTTTGTTGTGCCGGATGTTTTCGGATTTTGTGACGAAGTCAATCAGCAATACCAAACCGATTATTTTGCAAAACAGCCTAAACGTGAAAACTTCTCCGTTTTGGGAGATGAATACGGTTTGTTTATCGTTTCGGGGGAAAACCGAAATTGGTTTCCTACGATGCACAAAGCACATCCGTTTTGGTCAAAGGTCGTTTTTGAGAGTAATGATAAGCGACTTGAAATACTGTTTAACCCGTGA
- the pyrF gene encoding orotidine-5'-phosphate decarboxylase, with product MTTEQLQEQIQSKKSFLCIGLDVDLNKIPEHLLQTEDPIFEFNKAIIDATHDLCVSYKPNTAFYEAYGIQGWQSLEKTINYINEKYPEIFTIADAKRGDIGNTSSMYARAFFNDLNFDSVTVAPYMGKDSVEPFLAFEDKHTIMLALTSNEGAFDFQTQNVDGTELYKVVLETSKSWKNSKNLMYVVGATKAEYFTEIRKIVPDSFLLVPGVGAQGGSLAEVCKYGMNENVGLLINSSRGIIYASTEADFAEKARVEALKLQQEMQSILS from the coding sequence ATGACAACAGAACAATTACAAGAGCAAATTCAATCCAAAAAATCATTCCTGTGCATTGGATTGGATGTCGATTTAAACAAAATTCCGGAGCATCTGTTACAAACGGAAGATCCTATTTTCGAATTTAATAAAGCTATAATCGATGCAACACACGATTTGTGTGTTTCCTATAAACCGAACACGGCTTTTTACGAGGCATACGGAATTCAAGGTTGGCAGTCTCTTGAAAAAACCATCAATTATATCAACGAAAAGTATCCAGAAATTTTCACCATTGCCGATGCAAAACGCGGTGATATAGGAAATACTTCTTCCATGTATGCGAGAGCTTTTTTCAATGATTTGAATTTCGATTCAGTTACTGTGGCACCTTATATGGGGAAAGATTCGGTAGAGCCGTTTTTAGCTTTTGAAGACAAGCATACCATCATGTTGGCCTTAACGTCAAATGAAGGAGCTTTCGATTTTCAGACGCAGAATGTAGATGGGACAGAATTGTACAAAGTTGTTCTGGAAACATCAAAAAGCTGGAAAAACTCCAAAAACCTGATGTATGTGGTAGGAGCAACCAAAGCGGAATATTTTACCGAAATCCGAAAAATTGTTCCGGACAGTTTCTTATTGGTGCCGGGAGTAGGAGCACAAGGCGGAAGCTTAGCTGAGGTTTGCAAGTACGGAATGAATGAAAATGTCGGTTTGCTGATCAATTCTTCACGCGGTATTATTTATGCTTCTACCGAAGCTGATTTTGCCGAAAAAGCGAGAGTTGAAGCTTTGAAGTTGCAGCAGGAAATGCAAAGTATTTTAAGCTAA
- a CDS encoding ABC transporter substrate-binding protein, with product MKQLTDQLGTQHSFAQTPKRIISLVPSQTELLYDLGLEDSIVGITKFCVHPFHFKSTKTIVGGTKQVKIDKIKELQPDIIIANKEENTLEIVESLKDICPVWVTNIITIEDNLQMISDFGELFNKRTDAQKWIDKTNFALADFQNFMKDKEVQKVAYFIWANPYMVAGGDNFINELLKLNKFENIYDNHPKYEGRYPEIVIQKMRIQGDPDIVLLSSEPFPFKDEHAFELGRHTHHAKTVFVDGEMFSWYGSRLVKAFDYFKQLHLRLD from the coding sequence TTGAAACAATTAACCGATCAACTCGGAACGCAACATTCGTTCGCTCAAACACCTAAAAGAATTATTTCCCTGGTTCCGTCCCAAACCGAATTGCTTTACGATTTGGGTTTGGAAGACAGTATCGTGGGGATTACTAAATTCTGCGTACATCCGTTTCATTTCAAGTCGACTAAAACAATCGTTGGAGGTACCAAACAGGTTAAGATTGATAAGATAAAAGAATTACAACCTGATATCATCATTGCCAATAAGGAAGAAAATACGCTTGAGATTGTAGAATCGTTAAAAGATATTTGTCCGGTTTGGGTAACGAACATTATAACCATTGAAGACAATCTTCAGATGATTTCGGATTTCGGGGAGTTGTTCAATAAACGTACTGATGCCCAAAAGTGGATTGATAAAACCAATTTCGCCTTAGCTGATTTTCAAAACTTCATGAAAGATAAAGAAGTTCAGAAAGTGGCATATTTTATATGGGCCAATCCGTATATGGTAGCCGGCGGGGATAATTTTATCAATGAATTGCTGAAATTGAATAAATTCGAAAATATCTACGATAATCATCCTAAATACGAAGGAAGGTATCCTGAAATTGTGATTCAGAAAATGCGTATTCAGGGCGATCCGGATATAGTTTTGTTGTCTTCGGAACCCTTTCCGTTTAAGGACGAGCATGCTTTTGAATTAGGGCGTCATACCCATCATGCCAAAACTGTTTTTGTGGATGGCGAAATGTTTTCATGGTATGGAAGCCGATTAGTGAAAGCTTTTGATTACTTCAAGCAATTGCACCTTCGTCTGGATTAA
- the katG gene encoding catalase/peroxidase HPI, translating to MENNSNSQGKCPFSDTTQNENMGGIGTKNKDWWPNQLKVNMLRQNSSLSNPMGETFNYAAEFKSLDLAAVKKDLNDLMTDSQDWWPADFGHYGPLFIRMAWHSAGTYRIGDGRGGAGAGQQRFAPLNSWPDNANLDKARRLLWPIKQKYGRKISWADLMILAGNVALESMGFKTFGFAGGREDVWEPEENVYWGSETEWLDDKRYSGERDLENPLAAVQMGLIYVNPQGPNGNPDPLAAAIDIRETFARMAMNDEETVALIAGGHTFGKAHGAGDAALVGAEPEGASIELQGLGWVSKHGTGKGGDVITGGPEVTWTQTPTKWSNHFFDNLFNNEWELTKSPAGAFQWVAKGGAKTIPDAHDPSKMHMPTMLTTDLTLRFDPIYEKISRRFYENPDQLADAFARAWYKLTHRDMGPIARYLGPEVPKEELLWQDPIPAVDHELINESDIASLKAKILDSGLTVSQLVCTAWASASTFRGSDKRGGANGARIRLEPQKSWTVNNPTQLSKVLNTLEGIQKEFNNAQSGGKKVSLADLIVLAGCAGVEKAAKNAGHSVTVTFAPGRMDATQDKTDVASFAVLEPKADGFRNYAKSKFSIPTEAMLVDKAQLLTLTAPELTVLIGGMRVLNTNFDNSKHGVFTNRPETLTNDFFVNLLDMGTTWKAVDEHEELFEGRNASGVKWTGTRADLIFGSNSELRSLAEVYASSDAQEKFVKDFVSAWNKVMNLDRFDLAK from the coding sequence ATGGAAAACAATTCGAATAGCCAAGGTAAGTGTCCGTTTTCCGACACAACCCAAAATGAGAACATGGGTGGAATCGGGACAAAAAACAAGGATTGGTGGCCCAATCAGTTAAAAGTAAACATGCTGCGTCAAAATTCATCCCTATCAAATCCGATGGGTGAAACTTTTAATTACGCAGCAGAATTCAAAAGCCTTGATTTGGCAGCTGTCAAAAAAGACCTTAATGACCTTATGACCGATTCGCAGGATTGGTGGCCGGCCGATTTCGGGCATTACGGACCTCTTTTTATCCGTATGGCATGGCACAGCGCCGGGACTTATAGAATAGGTGATGGTCGTGGAGGAGCAGGAGCCGGACAACAGCGTTTCGCACCGCTTAACAGCTGGCCGGATAATGCCAATCTTGATAAGGCGCGCAGACTACTTTGGCCGATCAAACAAAAATACGGACGTAAAATTTCATGGGCAGATCTTATGATTCTGGCTGGGAATGTTGCTTTAGAATCAATGGGATTTAAAACATTTGGTTTTGCAGGAGGACGTGAAGATGTCTGGGAACCGGAAGAAAATGTATACTGGGGTTCTGAAACGGAATGGCTGGATGATAAACGTTACTCAGGAGAGCGTGATCTTGAAAATCCGCTTGCGGCTGTGCAAATGGGTTTAATCTATGTAAATCCGCAAGGGCCAAACGGAAACCCTGATCCTCTTGCCGCAGCAATCGATATTCGCGAAACATTTGCCCGCATGGCCATGAATGACGAAGAAACCGTGGCACTTATAGCTGGCGGACACACTTTCGGTAAGGCGCATGGGGCAGGAGATGCTGCACTTGTAGGTGCTGAACCGGAAGGTGCAAGTATCGAACTCCAAGGTTTGGGCTGGGTAAGTAAACACGGTACCGGTAAAGGAGGAGATGTCATTACGGGAGGACCGGAAGTGACGTGGACACAAACACCAACAAAATGGAGCAATCACTTCTTCGATAATCTCTTTAATAATGAGTGGGAACTGACAAAAAGCCCGGCGGGAGCATTTCAATGGGTGGCAAAAGGAGGTGCGAAGACAATCCCGGATGCACACGACCCTTCCAAAATGCATATGCCGACCATGCTTACCACAGACCTTACGCTACGTTTTGATCCTATTTATGAAAAAATTTCAAGACGTTTTTATGAAAATCCGGATCAGTTGGCTGATGCCTTTGCCCGTGCATGGTATAAGTTAACACACCGTGATATGGGACCGATTGCCCGTTATCTTGGCCCTGAAGTCCCAAAAGAAGAATTGCTTTGGCAAGATCCGATTCCAGCAGTGGATCATGAATTGATCAATGAAAGTGATATTGCATCATTAAAAGCTAAAATATTGGATTCTGGTCTTACTGTTTCGCAATTAGTATGTACAGCTTGGGCTTCTGCATCTACTTTCCGTGGTTCCGACAAACGCGGTGGCGCTAATGGTGCCCGCATCCGTTTGGAGCCTCAGAAATCTTGGACGGTAAATAATCCTACGCAATTATCAAAAGTTTTGAATACGCTGGAAGGCATTCAGAAAGAATTTAATAATGCACAATCTGGCGGTAAAAAAGTATCACTTGCTGATCTTATTGTTTTGGCGGGCTGCGCAGGAGTTGAGAAAGCTGCAAAAAATGCGGGACATTCTGTAACTGTTACTTTTGCTCCCGGCCGTATGGATGCTACACAGGATAAAACCGATGTAGCGTCATTTGCTGTGCTGGAGCCGAAAGCCGATGGATTCCGAAATTATGCGAAATCCAAGTTTTCAATTCCAACAGAAGCAATGTTGGTGGATAAAGCACAATTGCTGACATTAACTGCTCCCGAATTGACGGTTTTGATAGGCGGTATGCGTGTATTGAATACCAACTTTGATAATTCCAAACATGGAGTGTTTACCAATCGTCCGGAAACACTTACCAACGATTTCTTCGTGAATTTACTCGACATGGGTACAACCTGGAAAGCAGTTGATGAACATGAGGAATTGTTTGAGGGAAGAAATGCCTCCGGTGTAAAATGGACAGGAACCCGTGCAGACCTTATCTTTGGTTCTAATTCGGAATTGAGATCATTGGCTGAAGTATATGCAAGTTCGGACGCTCAGGAGAAATTTGTGAAAGATTTTGTATCGGCATGGAATAAAGTCATGAACCTTGATCGTTTTGATTTGGCAAAATAA